From the genome of Haloplanus vescus:
AGTCACCCGCCTGCTCCTCGCGCCAGACCTGGCCGTCCTTGACGAAGACGTTCCACGAGCACGACCCCGTGCAGTTGACGCTGTGGGTGGCGCGGGAGATGGAGTCCCAGTCCCACTGGTCGCGGTAGAGGTCCTCCCACTCGCGATAGGGGTAGTCGCCGATTGGGTCGTCGACGACATCGAGACCACTCATGCCGTCGTCTGCGAAGGAAAGCCCCGTCGCACCGAGCAGCGATGCGGCGCCGAGCCCCTTCACGAAGTCGCGTCTGCCGATACCGTCCGTCCGTCCGTCGTTTGTGTTACTCATGGGAGATGAAGACCGTCGCGGTCGCACAGGCGGCGCCGACGACGGCGAGAGCAAAACCGGTCGGCGTCGCGCCGCCAGCTTCGAGGCCGGCGGCGACGAGGCCGAGACCGAGCAGTTTGCTCGTCGTATCTAGCAGGCTGTACTGGCGGGCGGTGAGCGCCGGGCGGTGGTCGGTTTCAGTCATCGCCCCCACCTCCGGATGCGGGCGTAGCGGTCGCTCCCGACGCTCCGTCGCGCAAGAGCAGGTACGTGAGTCCGCCGAACAGCGGCGGCACGCCCAGCAGCGCCGCGGTCAGGACGGGGTTGACCACGTCCGTGGTCGTCCCGAGCACCTGCGCCGCGAGGATATTGTTCATCCCCGCGATGGAAGCGATCATGATGAACGTGACGGCGGCGACGCCGACGGCGGTCTGTCGCGGTCGGTCTAGCGGGTCGGCCGTGAAGTGCGTCGCCTCCGTTCGGTCCACGAACGGCCACGCGATGATGGCGGCGAACACCAGTCCGGGGAGCACGATGCCGCCCAGGAACTCCGTGTTGACGTGGACCGGGCCCACCGAGAAGGTGAGCCACTGTGGGAGCAGTTTCAGGAAGCCGTACACCCACATCAGGAACCAGTCGGGCATGATGAGCGCCGGCGTGGACGCGGGGTCGTTCGGCCCGTACTCCGCGACGTTGTGGACGGGGAGGAAGCCGGCGAGCGCCGACAGCGTCGCCGCGGTCAGGAAGAAGACGACGGCGCTTACGGCCGTCTGATTCGGCACGGCCGGGAGCCCGACGATGACGCTGTCGTCGTCGCGGTCGATCGTCTCCTCGCCGACCTGCACGTCGTCGTCGCGGGGTGCCTCGGTGTGTTTCTGCCGTATCAGGATGGCCATGTGGACCGCCAACCCGATGCCGATGGCGACGGGGATGACGAGGACGTGCAGGAAGTAGAGCCGAGGGATGGTCGCACTCGTCGGGAACTGCCCGCCGAAGATGATTTCCCCGAAGAAGTCGCCGACGATGGGCACCGAGACGGTGAGGTTGTAGCCGATACCCGTCGCGGTGGCCGCGAACTCGTCGAACGGGAGCGCGTAGCCCGTGTACGCGGCCCCCATCGCCAGCACGGCCAGCCCGGTTCCCACCACCCAATTCGGCTCGCGGGGGTTGCGATACGCGCCCGTGAAGAAGACCCGTAACATGTGCAACCCGATGGAGGCGACGAAGAGGTGGGCCGCCCAGTGGTGGAGTCGGCGGATGAACATCCCGAACGGGACGGCGTAGGTGATGTGCAGGACGGAAACGAACGCCTCCGGCATCTCCTCGCCTTGGAACTCCGCCACGGGACCGTCGTACTGCACGTCGGAGGTGGAGGGTTCGTAGAAGAACCCCAGGAAGGCCCCCGAGAGGACGAGAAAGAGGAAACAGAACAGGGCGACCTCTCCCAGGAGGAAGGAGTCCTCGGCGGGGAACGCCTTGCCGAGGAAGCCCTGTGCTCCCGCCACGTCGAGACGGCTGTCGAACCAGTCGTAGACACGCTTGGAACGGCTCATGTCACTCGCCACCTCCCGGTCCGATGGCGCCCTCGAAGTCGCCGGTCGCGACGAGATAGCCGTCGCTGGTCACGGTTATCGGGAGCTGTGGGAGGGCGCGCCCCGGCGGCCCGCCGACGACTGCCGCCCCCGACGTGGGGTCGAACTTCCCGAAGTGACACGGGCAGACGAACGTCGACCCCTCGCGGTTCGAGACCATACAGCCCGCGTGCGTACACACCTTCGAGTAGGCGGCGTAGCCGCTGACGGTGTAGGCCATGTTCGTGTCGCCGCCGAACTCGTCCTCGGCGAAGCGCACGAGCAGGGTCGGGGCGTCCTCGATTCCCGGTCGGGGCTCTGGGAAGGCGGTCAGCTGCTCGCCTTCCGCCAGTCGGTCCTCGGTGATGCGCTCGCCCGACCCGTCGACGAGGTGGATGCCGTCGGAGTAGACGGGGCCGCTGTACCCCCGCTCGAACACCTGCGTCAGTCCCGCGAGCGGCGCGGTGAGGCTCGCGACGGCCGTCAGCCCTCCGACCGTCGCGAGGAGCTTTGCGATGTCCCGCCGCTGAATCTCCATCTGCGCTCGGCGGTCGGTGTAGATGCTCGGCTGCACCGAGCTCGCCTCCTCCTCACAGGGACAGTCGTCGCAGTCCTCTCCCGTCATCGGTCGTGCCCCCGTTGCTCCGCGACTTCGATGTGCGGCATGAACCACGCGTAGTACGCGACGGTGGAGAGCGCCAGCGAGACGAACATGCCGGTGGCGTAGATGCCGAAGTACTGAGTCCGCCCCAGCGTCAGGTACTCGCCGGTGAACAGCGCGGCGAAGACGATGGCGAGGACGGTCAGCCCACCCATGGCGAGCAGTCCCTCGATGGCGTCCGTGGCGTCGTGATACGCCACGATCCAGCGATGGTCGGTCTGGAGCCACGGGAGGGAGACGACCTCCGTCCCCCCGTCGGCGGAGACTGCGGGCGAGGCGTCGTCTGGCGGCCGCACGGCCTCGTTCATGAAGCGATGCACCGCAGTCAGGACGCCCACGAGGCCGAACAGGGCGACCCAGACGACGACGCCGACTTGGCTCGGCGAGAGCTTGTTCGGCGTGTCGGCGACTCCCTGTAGCGGCCGGAGCTCCGTGACGCTCTCGTCGATGGCGACTTCCTCCGACGGTGGTTCGCCGTGGAGAGCGACGTACCACATCGGCAGCAACACCGTCACGACGAGCGCAACGATGACGACCGTGTTCCGTCTCATGGTCCTCCGGTCGGCCTGTCGGCTGGTGGTTGTGTGACGCTCATAACTGAGCGTGCCGCCACGAGCATCGTAAAATACCCCGACCGTTACAAGAAAGTGGGACTGGCGTTCGGGGATAGAGTGTTACCGGATGTTCGCTGCCGTCCCCGAACGTCATCCACCTGACCGATACTACTAACTCCTGTTCGCCGAAAATGTCGGGCGATTCCACGATGAAACTCCACGAGTATCAGGCGAAGCGTATCTTCGCCGAGGCCGGGATTCCGACCCCCGACTCCCGGCTCGCCACGAGCGTCGACGAAGCGGTCGACGCCGGCCGCGACTTGGGCTATCCCGTCGCGGTCAAAGCGCAGGTTCACGTCGGCGGCCGCGGGAAGGCCGGCGGTATCGAAATCGCGAGCGACGAGGCCGAGCTCCGCGACGCCGCGGACGCGATTCTCGGCATGGACCTGAAAGGTTACACCGTCGACCGCGTGCTCGTCGAGTCGGCGGTCGATTTCGTCGACGAACTCTACCTCGGCGTGACGATGGACCGCGGCGAGGGCGAACCCGTGGTGATGGTCTCCTCGGAGGGCGGCGTCGACATCGAGACGGTGGCCGAGGAGACGCCCGAAGCCATCGCACGAGAGCACGTCGACCCCGCATTCGGCCTCCACCCCTATCAGGCGCGGAAGGCGGTGTACGGTGCGGGCATCCCGGACGACGCCGCGCGCGCCGTCACGAGCGTCCTCCAGACGCTCTACGACCTCTGGGAGTCGAACGACGCCAGCGAGACGGAGATAAATCCGCTGATGGTGACGAGCGAGGGCGACGTGGTCGCCGCCGACGCCGTGTTGAACGTCGACGACGACGCACTCTTCCGACACTCCGACCTCGCCGAACTCGAAGAGGAGTCCTACACGGACGACTTGGAGCGCAAGGCCGGCGAGTACGGCTTCGACTACGTCCGTCTCTCGGGCAACGTCGGCATCATCGGCAACGGCGCGGGCCTCGTGATGACGACGCTCGACTTGGTCGATTACTACGGGGGAGCGCCCGCCAACTTCCTCGATATCGGCGGCGGGGCGAAGGCCGAACGCGTCGCCAACGCCCTCGATATGGTGTTCTCCGACCCCAACGTCGACTCGGTGGTGTTCAACATCTTCGGCGGCATCACGCGCGGCGACGAGGTGGCGCGGGGCATCAACGACGCACTCGAACAGTTCGACGAGATACCGAAACCGGTGGTCGTCCGCCTCGCGGGCACCAACGCGACAGAAGGCATGGAGATACTCAACACGGAGCTCGTACAGGTCGAAGAGACGCTCGAAGGCGCCGTCCAGCGGGCGGTTGCGAACGCCGAGGAGGTGGCGGAATGAGTTCCGTCGAGCACGTTCTCGCTCGCAGTGCTCGTGAGACGACGCTCGACGACCTCACGCGAACCACCGGGGGGTGGTTCGCGTGAGTATCTTCGTCGACGACGACACCCGCGTCGTCGTGCAGGGCATCACCGGCGGCGAGGGGTCGTTCCACACCCAGCAGATGATGGCGTACGGCACGAACGTCGTCGCCGGCGCGGTGCCGGGTAAGGGCGGCGAGGTAGTCGAAGGCGTCCCCGTCTACGACACGGTCCACGAGGCGGTGCGACACGAGGACGCCGACGCCTCCGTCGTGTTCGTCCCACCCGCGTTCGCCGCCGACGCACTCTTCGAGGCACTCGACACCTCGCTGGACCTCGTTGTCGCCATCACGGAGGGCATCCCGACACAGGACATGTCGAAGGTGGCCCGTCGCCTCCGCGAGACGGATACGGCCCTCATCGGTCCGAACTGCCCCGGCATCATCACGCCCGGCGAGGCGAAACTCGGCATCCTGCCGGGCAACATCTTCGACGACGGCAAGGTGGGGCTGGTCTCCCGGTCGGGGACGCTTACCTACCAAGTCGTCGACAACCTCACCAGCCGCGGCATCGGCCAGACCACCGCCATCGGCATCGGCGGCGACCCCATCATCGGCACCTCCTTCATCGACGCCCTCGAACGATTCGAGGCCGACGAGGAGACGGAAGCCGTCGCCATGTGCGGCGAAATCGGCGGCGAGGACGAGGAGGAGGCCGCGGAGTTCATCGCGACGGAGATGGACACGCCCGTCGCGGCCTTTATCGCCGGGCGCACGGCCCCGCCGGGCAAGCGGATGGGTCACGCCGGCGCCATCGTCTCCGGAAGCGGCACCGGAACCGCCGAAAGCAAAATCGAGGCACTCAACAACGCCGGCGTCCCCGTCGGCGACACGCCCGAACAGGTCGCCGACCACATCGAGGACTTCCTGTAGGTTTTTGACGCGGGCCGCTCACTTCGGCCCGTGTCCGACCCCGTTCGACGCTGTCCGGCGCACGGCTACAGCGACGGTGCCTGTCACTGCGGGACCGTGGGCGAGACGGTGCTTCCGGCGGACCGCCGCACCCAGCTCTCGAAGTTCCTGAGCGGCGCGCTCAGACACTTCCCCGACGACGCCGGCCTGTCGCTGGACGACCAGGGTTGGACGGCGTGGCCGGCGGTAGTCGAGGCGGTGAGCGAGCGCTACCCGTGGGCCGACAGCGACGCCGTCGCGGCCGTGGTGGCGACGGACCCGAAGGGGCGGTTCGAACGAGACGACGGCCGCGTCCGCGCCGCCTACGGTCACTCCGTCGACGTCGACTTGGACCCCACCGACGACCCCGTCCCCGACCGACTCTATCACGGCACGTCGCCATCGGCCGCCGACTCGATACGCGAGGAGGGACTGAAGCCGATGGGGCGCCAGCAGGTCCATCTCTCGGCGACCCGCGAGGACGCGCGGGCGGTCGGGCGGCGCCACGCCTCTGACCCGGTCGTCTTCGCCGTCGACGCCGCGGCGCTCGCCGAGGAGTTTCGAATCGCCAAGCGCGGCGAGGGGACGTACACCGTCGACCGAGTGCCGCCCGCGTTCCTGACCGTCGTCGAGGACTAGTCGTCGGTCGCGTCGTCGGCGACGGGTGCACGTTCGGCCTCTGCCGCCACTTCGACGGTCGAGAGCGGGCCGTGATACGTCGAGCGATAGCCGAGGAGGACGTCGTGGCCATCCGCGGACATGAGCACGGGCCAGAACGCCTCGTCGGCGACGAGTGCGTCGCCGTCGGCCGTCGCAAACGTCTCGCCCGGCGCGACGCGTTCGAAGTTCTCGGCGAGGACGTCGTAGGACTCGCCCGGTTCCTTGTAGATGGCTTCGCTGACCTCGTAGAAGCCCGGGTCCGGAGCCGGCGGGTCGCCGGGGAGGACGCCGGTGTGCTGGAAGAAGGCGACGAGGCAGTCGTAGGCGTTGTCGACGGCGCGCTCGGACCCCTGATACCCCGCTTCGATGTCGACGAAGCCGGGAAGTTCGACGGAGCGCCCGTCGGCGACGACGGTGAAATCGACGGCGGCGGTGACGGGCAGGTGCGCGACCACGTCGCGCTTTCGCTCGTTCAGGTACGCGACGTTGGCGAACGCTCGCTCGGAGGACACCGTAGAGTGGATGCCCAAGGAGAGACAGCCCTCGACTTCCGTCAGGAGTTCGTGCGCGAGTCGTTCCTCGTACAGGTCGCTCTCGGGGTCGCCCGGGAGCGCACGATTCAAATCCGTCTCGACGTAGCGCACGTTGTCTTCCAGTGCGCGTTCGTTCGCGATAATCAACTTCGCCGGGCGGTCGACGTCGGGGTCCGTCGCGAGGAAGCGTTCGATGGCCCGCGCGCCGCAGGGTTCGTCACCGTGGACGGCACCGACGACCGCCACCTCCGGCGTTCCCTCACCGACCGTGTGGACCTGCATGGACGGCCCTTGACAGCGACGGCCGAAAAACTGTTCCCTACCACCCGCCCGCCGACGCTCGCGACCGACACGCGCCGTCAGTAGCCGGTCCCGAGGTAGGTGTGGACGGCGTCCCCGTCCTCGAGTTCGTCGACGAGCGCGATGGCGAAGTCCGCCATCGAGATGTAGCTCTCACCGTCGTCGTCGGCCACGAGTTCGCGGTCGGCCGTCCGATACTCGCCGGTTCGCTCGCCGGGTTCGATAAGTGCCGCGGGCGCGACGTACGACCACGCGAGGTCGTCGGCATCGCTGAGAACGTTGTACGCGTCGATAGCGGCCCGTGCGACCGGTTCCCACTCCTCGGGGAAGTCCGCTGTCTCGATGAGCATCGTCTCCGGCCCGACCATGAGTCCGCCGGCGCCGCCGGTCCAGACGAGTCGAGAGACGCCCGCCCGGCGCAGGCCCTCGATGACGGCGCTCATCATGGTCGTGAGAATCTCGGGTGACGCGTCCTCGTCCGGACCGAGGGTCGAGATGACGGCATCGTGGCCTGCCGCGAGCTTCGCCACGTCGTCGGCGTCGGTCGCATCGCCGGCGACGGCGACGAAGTCCTCGTCGTCGACTCCCTCGACCGCCCCGCTTCGGGAGACGCCCGTGACGACGTGGCCACGGTCGAGGAGTTCGGCGGCCGTTCGCTGTCCGATGCGTCCGCTCGCGCCGAGGAGTAACACGTTCATGAGAGGGTGCTGACGGAGGGAAGTCCCGCGAACGCGGGTATGGCGAGAATATCGCACACGAGCGTAATATAGGTTGCCGAACGCCGACCGCGACTCGCGATTACGACATGATGGTGGCTAGCTGTCGCTCAACGCGGTCGACGTTCTCCACGAGGTCCTCGACCATCTGGTGTTGAGTTTCGTTGGCGTCTGCCAAGCCGTCGATGGACTCGGAGATGTCGGCGGCCCGCCGCGACACGCCGTCTATCATGCTGGCCATCTCCTCCGCGCTCGCCGCTTGGTCGTCGGTGGCTTCCGCGATTTCGGTGATTCCTTGGTCGGTCTCTATCGTCGCGGAGCGGATTGCTTCTTGGTTGTCCAAGACCGTCTCCAAGTCCGACAGTCCGCGCTGAATCTCGTCCATCGTCTCTTGGACGGCGTCGACCGTGTGGTCGGTCATCTCGCTGACCTCCTTGACGATGGTCTCTACCTCGTCGGCGTGCTGTTTCGACTCGTTTGCCAACTCCTTGATTTCGTTGGCGACGACTGCGAACCCGTCGCTGTTGCCGTCGCTGCGGGCGGCTTCGATGTTCGCGTTCAGCGCCAGAATGTTCGTCTGGTCCGCGATATCGTTGATTACTTCGACGAACTCGTCGATTTCTGCAATGTGGTCCTGGAGCTCTGCCGTGTCTGTGGCGACCTGTTCGGCGGACTCCGTCGCCGCGCTGACGCGTTCGATGGTCTCGGTCGCCGTCTCGACGGACTCTTCGGCGAGGTCTCTCGCTCGCTCGCTTTGGTCGCTCACTTCTTCGGCGCTGGAGGCGATTTCCTCGACGCTCGCACTGAACCCGGAGACTTCCGACTGGACCTCGTTCAGGTTGCTAGCCTGTTCGTCCGCGACGTCTCGAATCTCACTCGACTGCTCGGTGACCGCCTGTGCCGACGTCCGGAGTTCGTCGACCGCGGATTCGACGTCGCCGGTCATCTGCGATTGGAGTTCCTGCAGCTCGGTCCGCTGTTCGACGATATCGCTGAAATCGACCAGGAACTCGACCGCACCCATAGTGTCACCGTTCGGCCCGAGCAAGGGGACGGCCACCGCGCGAGCGTGGACCGTCGACCCGTCCGGCCGTTCGGCTGACCGAAACTCGGACTCGCGTATCGGTGTCGCCGTCCGAATAACCTCCTCGGCGAGCGTCTCGGATTCGCCTTCGGTCCCGAACACGTCGTAGGCGTTCATCCCGACTGCCTCGCTCGACGGGAGGCCGAGCAGCGTTTCGAGCGCGCCGTTCCACTGCGTGATAACGCCGTCCGCGTCGACGGCAAACGCCGGCTCCGGCAAATCGGCAATCAGTGATTCGAACGTCCGCCGCCAGAATCCCGCATCGGCGTCCATAGAGTCCGGTAACAGTTCCTGCATCGCGTCGCTTTGTGCCATTGCTAGCTCTTCTTGGGTGGGTGTTCTAATTGTTGTGACCTTATTATAATCTCTGAGAACAACGGTGCGAAGCGTTCAGCGACGCGAATCAAGTGTCTCTCTGACCGAGTGACAAATCACGTCACTCCATCGGCGGAGCACTCACGAACCGTACGTCAATCGAAGACGTACTAATCATACCGCCGAGAAGTCTATATTCGGCTACCCCGACAGACTACTAATGATCGAGGATGCCGCACATCGCATCACCACGTATCTCCGCGAGCAAATCGACGACGGACTCCGAACCGTCGTCGTTCTACGGCCCGACCGGTGGGCCGGGATATATCTCCGCTCGGACCTGCAAGAGACCTACGACGGCGGGTCGTACGAGGACGTTCTCGACACGTTTCGGGACGGAGAGACGTTCGATTTCGACGACGAAATCGGGGAAATCGGGCAGCGCCGCGCCTTAGTCCACTACTACGAGGAGGCGTTCGTGTTCCTGTTCCCGTTCGACGACGGCGAGGTCATCTTGGTGAGCGTCGAGGCGGACGCCGGACGAGAGCTGTTGATGTTCATCGAGACGTGTCGACGGCAGATCTACGACGATTTGGAGTATCAGTAGGTCGGTAGGGTTCTCTATTCAGAGTCTTCGATTACTGCCAGAGAACTCACTGTGAGAGTCCTCGACCCGGCTGGCGAGTTCAACTGACGACGACATCGAATTCGATTGCATCGGGATGCACTTCGACATCCAACCCCCGCGAATCTGCGCTATCTGTGAATTCGTGTGTCCCTTCGGGGCCGTCTCGAATCGTGACGTGGACGCGTGCCGTCTCCGCGCCGACGACGTTGGAATACTGCTTTTTCGTCCCTCGAAGGACGCCCTCGACGGGGGCGAGCGTAAACGTGTCGTCGAGCAGTTGCTTGCTGTCGTCGACCCGGGTTACGGTAATCTCACCGGTGATTTCACACTCCGTCTCGTTTCGCACCGTGATATCGTCTACGTTGCCCATCGAACAGCCAGAGAGACTGCCGACCCCAGCGACCATCATGGCCGTGAATCGCCGTCTGGAACGTTGCACGGGGATTGATCATACTCTCTGCACACGTGTGTCTTGTTGCTAATATGACGACGAGGGCAGCGGTCGAGAAGTGGTGATACGCAGGCTAGCTCTCCGTCGCAATCTGTAGCGAATAGGCGATACACACCAACCCGGCGAGTTGGGTCAGCCTGACGAGGAGGCGGACGACGTTTTGGAGGTCGATGGGAAGGACGCGGAACGCGAGCAGTCCTTGGCCGGTGACCGCGAGCGTGTACGTCAGCCCGAAGAGGAGTATCATCCCGACCGAGAGCCAGCGCATTGACCGCTCGTCGTTTCGTCGAAGCCCGCGATACGCTTGATAGCCGATGTAGAGGCCGATAACCGCGGAGACGGTCGATACGGCCCCTGCGAGCAGGCCGACCGGCGATCCGAATCCAACGACCGACATCAGAATTTCCCCCACATGTTCGTCAGTTGGTCCGCGATATCGTCGCTTTCCCGGTCGATGTCCCACGCCAACTCGCCGTCGTGAACCGTGAGTTCGAATCGCTCGAGCCGTGAGACGTACACCGTCTCGTGGTGGCCGTCGGACCGTGGTCGCGTTCGTTCCCCGACGAGGCCGGCATCGGTCAGCCGGTCGAGTCGGCGGTAAATCGACGACGTCGAGACCCCACAGCGCTCGCTGAGTTCGGCGGCCGACAGCGGTGTCTCGCTGGTCGCCGCCAGAATCGAGCGCACGTGCTCGTCGTCCAGCAGTGAGACGACGGTCGCGAGGTCCACGTCGGGCATCTGTCTATCCGGACTCATCAGCGTCGTACAAACATTCTGGATTTCATACTCAATCACCTCGCGGAGACGTCGGCACCTGGCGCTCGGCGCTCGGTACGCAACGTCAGTCATCGGTCGCCCTCCAGGGCCACGTGGAAGAGTACGTGAAAGTGCGTTCCACCCGTCGAGTACACGAGACTGACCCCCCTCGCGTCGCGATGCTCGCTCAGGTCCACGGTCGCTTCCGCCCCGGACGAAACGGTGTCGGCGTCCGACCAGAGGGGCCGTTTCTCGATTTCACCGGCGTCGTCCGGATGGTCGATGTCGTAATAGAGCCTGTCTGCGCGGACTGATTCGCCGGCCTCGTGTCGAATCGTGACGCGCTCCGCCTCGTGGCGTCCGCCCCACGTCACCTGCGGGAGGTCCAACTGGGGGTCTCTCTCGGGATTCGAATCGAAGGGTATCCGGGTTTCGACCGTCGCGAGCTGGCCGTCTACGTGGACGTCGAAGGTTTCGGCCTCCGCCGAGAATCGGTAGTCGTCTTCACGGAGGGCGTTCTCCAGTGCCTGCGTCGTCGGCACGGAAGCTCCGTCGTAGCGGTAATAGACTATCTGATAGGCCGTCTCGCCGTCGAATCTGAACGCGTCGGCGAGCATCGCCTGTCGCCCCGTCGGGTCGTGACTCTCCGTGTTGACGATGAGGTATGCGTTCCCACCGGCCGCCGTCGTGAGCTGCTCGAATCCCGCGTTCGCCTCGTGATATCGGGGCCGTTCGCCGCCGCCTGCGTCGACGACTGCTTCCAGATTCGGCCGGCTGTGAACGTGTTCGCTCTCCCACACGATGACCCCGTCGCCGACGGCGACGCGCCGAGGGACGTCCGAGCGAGCGAAGACGTCGAATCCTCGGTACTGGCCGGTACGTTCGTAGCCACTGCCGGCGACAGTTTCGACGACGTGCGCCCGGTCGAAGGCCGCCTCGATGACGGTTCCGAAGCTGGAATCTAGGAACTGGTCGTAGTTCTCGAAACCGACCCCGAAGTAGTCTACGTCTGCCTTACTGTACGCGCGTCCCGCGACGAACTTCTCCGGTGCGCCGGGCCGAGGACCGGTCGACTGCAACGCGACGAACGCGTACGGGTCTGGCGAATCGGTACTCGTCGGCGCGGGAAGCCACGTTCGGTACGTGGGGTCGTCTCCAGCTGGAACGTCGAGACGACCGTAGCGTTGGTTCCCGCCGAGCGGTGGAAGACTAGAGAGACACCCGGCAGTCAGCGTCGAGAGCGACGTTGCGAGTGCTGCACCGCCGGTTGCGAGCAGGCGGCGGCGCGTCGAATCGATGGAGGGCCGATGTCGAGGGGGCATGCTGCAGTTCGACGCTCGGACGGGACGGCCATATAACGAAATTCTCGGCCCCAGTCACGCGCAGGTCGTCGGTGGGTTTTTATGTCAGAGTGGGTCGCATCGGCTCTTCGCTACGTCCCTCTCAGTGTGACCGGGCACTATCGCGGAGCGTCGATGGCGAGTTTTCGAACGCCTCCACGTGGATGGTGTTCGGGACGAGACACCGGACGAGACCGCCATCTCTTTCGTCGGGGATACGCCATCGCCTGCCGTGTCAGCCCTCCATACCCGACGACAGCTGCTATCGATGCTCGGCGCGACGGTCGCTTGGAGCGGTGTCGCCGCTGCGACACCAAACTCCCCGTCCGAGACGGGAGGCTCTACAGCGACCCCTACCGCGGCGCCGACTGACCCCGACCAGCCAATCGGGACGCATCGAACGAGCGGCGTCACGCCGGCACGAGCCGGCTACAACGCCGACGAATCTCCCCCGGAAGCAGCAGTCTCCCGGCAGTGGTGTGTCGGCACCGACGCTGCGAATCGCCAGTCCGAGGTGGCTGTCGTCGATGGAACGGTGCTGTCAGCCACCCCCGAGGGACTGCGCGCGCTTGATGCTCGAACCGGCGAGCGGCAGTGGCGAGCGAGAATCGACGGCGGCCCGCCGACGGTCCGTGACGGACGCGTGTACGTCGGCACTGGCGACGCAGTCTCCTGTCTCGGGGACGACTCGGGGCGCGAGCTGTGGACTCGTCGATTGTCACGAGTGACGGCGGAGCCGTTACTCCTCGACGTGGACGGGCAAGGACTCACCGTGTTCACAGCCGCGAAGCGAATGGACGAGGACGGGGCCACCACCGGTGCGGTGTTGCACGCCCTCGACGCCGAGACGGGTGAGACGGCCTATCGCATCCAGGGCGACACGGACTCGATATACGGGACGCTCGCCGGTCGGGGCACGCACGTCTACGGCGGCACGACGGCCGGCACCGTCATCGCGTTCGACGTCGAGGCCCGCGGCGTCGCGTGGAAAGTC
Proteins encoded in this window:
- a CDS encoding methyl-accepting chemotaxis protein, whose amino-acid sequence is MAQSDAMQELLPDSMDADAGFWRRTFESLIADLPEPAFAVDADGVITQWNGALETLLGLPSSEAVGMNAYDVFGTEGESETLAEEVIRTATPIRESEFRSAERPDGSTVHARAVAVPLLGPNGDTMGAVEFLVDFSDIVEQRTELQELQSQMTGDVESAVDELRTSAQAVTEQSSEIRDVADEQASNLNEVQSEVSGFSASVEEIASSAEEVSDQSERARDLAEESVETATETIERVSAATESAEQVATDTAELQDHIAEIDEFVEVINDIADQTNILALNANIEAARSDGNSDGFAVVANEIKELANESKQHADEVETIVKEVSEMTDHTVDAVQETMDEIQRGLSDLETVLDNQEAIRSATIETDQGITEIAEATDDQAASAEEMASMIDGVSRRAADISESIDGLADANETQHQMVEDLVENVDRVERQLATIMS
- a CDS encoding DUF7521 family protein; translation: MSVVGFGSPVGLLAGAVSTVSAVIGLYIGYQAYRGLRRNDERSMRWLSVGMILLFGLTYTLAVTGQGLLAFRVLPIDLQNVVRLLVRLTQLAGLVCIAYSLQIATES
- a CDS encoding helix-turn-helix domain-containing protein — encoded protein: MSPDRQMPDVDLATVVSLLDDEHVRSILAATSETPLSAAELSERCGVSTSSIYRRLDRLTDAGLVGERTRPRSDGHHETVYVSRLERFELTVHDGELAWDIDRESDDIADQLTNMWGKF
- a CDS encoding outer membrane protein assembly factor BamB family protein; amino-acid sequence: MSALHTRRQLLSMLGATVAWSGVAAATPNSPSETGGSTATPTAAPTDPDQPIGTHRTSGVTPARAGYNADESPPEAAVSRQWCVGTDAANRQSEVAVVDGTVLSATPEGLRALDARTGERQWRARIDGGPPTVRDGRVYVGTGDAVSCLGDDSGRELWTRRLSRVTAEPLLLDVDGQGLTVFTAAKRMDEDGATTGAVLHALDAETGETAYRIQGDTDSIYGTLAGRGTHVYGGTTAGTVIAFDVEARGVAWKVDLGEYVNSVAVTGETVFAGSHTGVVAALDRTTGEERWRTTLEGDDVEVRARPAVTADTVYVAATDGNLYAFDRETGAERWRFDGGARLSQRPAVVGADAPSVVFGSDAGNVFSVDGSGDMQWTHQLRDRVNTPPVVVDGIVYVGDDTGRLYALANAESNPGSDGASCRTPTKTAERERRDTDGDGVVNRRDYAPRDAAVQSEHDHRNSVRRSANEDEGAGFLLGTGVGAGASLLGVGLGYLLWGRSDE